CAGTGAAATgagacacactttgttttgtcaGAATATTTTAGTGCCTTACATGGATGTTTGatcttgtaaaacaaaaaaaacatttaacttaAAAATACTAGTTTGTGGAATGGGAACAAAGCGATAAAACAAATAAGTAATTATTGTGtaccattaaaaaaataatgactgaTTCTTCACTGGGACGGATAACCCAAACATTGAGTTGGTAGATACACATGAGCGAACACTTGCTAGTCAGGTTAAGTGTTAGTAAAATGCCTTTAACCTCAAGTCCCACAGCAGACTCACTCTGCTGAGATGAGGCAATCACACTGTTGCATAGTTATGAATGTGTTTGAGAACACATTGTCTTATCTTTCAGCAGGGAACAGTGGAAGCAACCTGAACATGAAACAACATACTGGACAGTTTCCATTTGGAATACATGAAACTCTTCATATGAACATTCAACATCCACAGGTTCAGTTTATGAGTCCCAGTTATTGCTCtgtaaaatgacataaataGGTGTTACAGATTTACACACTTCTCAGTACAGCTGCAGATCAGGAGGTTTTGAACCTGATTGTTTGTAACCATTATCTGCAGctttgtgacatcactgctTCAGTCCGCATAAAATGCAGACGTGTGTTTGTCTGGACTCTGGAGCCTTATTTCTCCTGAGGCTCAGGTCTGGCACAGGAGAGCCACATATTTTAAATACAGACATCACCCCCCTGTGGCCTAATGGCAGTACTGCACCTACTGACACTTCCTGGTCCTAAGTGCAGCATGGTCCTTGGCTTGTCCTTCATGGTGTCAGCATGAATGATGAGATGGTCCAAGCAGAATCAGAGTGAACCAGAGGCAGCCCATGTTCAACTTCCATAAAGTAAATACACCCCTCTCTCCTCACCACTGCATGTGTGGGGGCTGTGTGTGGGTCTGACTCTGACTTCTGTACTGGGTGTGCAGGAGTGCGCTGGCCTGTGGGGAGTCGTGGCCCTGCAGCCAGTCTTGATAGAGGGTGTGCAGGGTGGAGCTAAACTCTGGGAGGCGGATGGGCAGGCTGCTGTAGGCCTCCTCCATCTGCTGGACGAGGACTTTATCCACCCGGCCTACTGTGTCGCTCTCCGCCTGACCGCGGCCGCTCAAGCATCCTACCACGTATGAAACACAACATGGGCTAACACCGACAGATCCAAAGTGAAAGACACTATTTCAAGCAATGTTTCTCGAAAAATAATGTTTGGTGTTACCTCCTGGGCAGGACAGCACCTCCACCAGCTGGTAAGGCACACGTCCCTTTCTCATTCGGTGAACCAGAGTCTGGATGTTTCTGAAACCATAGATGGCGGCAAACTGCAGCAGAGTTTCCCCGTCTCGCTCCAGAGTCACTTCCTGGAAGTCCCGGTTcctacaacagcaacatgtgacACAGGAGGAGAGTTTTCAGACAAAGAAATTGTATTTTATGTCCAAATTGACATTGCTCTACAAAAGTGTGGCATGGATGACTGGACTTCCAGGGAGGCTATGGTATATTCCAGCTGAATAACTCACAGGGTCACAGTGTCTCTCACCTGAGGGTCTTGTATGTGATCTCATGGACGTCCAGACCAAAGAGTTCTTTGGCGGCATGTTTGAAGATGTGTTCCAGAAAACCTTCAGAACCTCGGCCCTCGTGCCTCACCAGAGCCACGTCCCCTGCCTCTCCCAGCCTGCAAGTGATAATACAGGCTGCTCTGACAACAGCTTCCAGAATGACCTCAGTGAAGATATGCAATTGACAGATCCTGGGTCCCaccccccttagttactgttgctaagttGGACACGCTTGGTAAAAACGAAACAGGCTGATGCCAATTCTGCTTAGCCATGTGCTGcattatttattaaatattttctgGGCGTCAGGCAACGTAGCTTCAAGAAGCAGACAGCAAGGACTACATTGTGTGATGGAAGGATGTATTTACCATGTTAACTTTTATGAACAAACTTTTTTGAGGCTTCCAAGGTCTCAATAATTAAAGGAGAATTAGAGACCAAGGATGACAAGACTATGAATCAAAACTGCTCCTGTATGGCTGGATATAGCCTGTGATTAGATAAGTGCCATGACAACTGTATTGAAATTTATTAAACAGCTATTAGTGTGTGGGTattgacataaaaaaataaacagaagttAGCAAAAGATGTGCTATTTCTACTACTaaattactactactactgctacttaATTATGAGAGGGTGCCCTTTAATTTCACTTGAGCACCTGACCCAAAGTGTTTGTGTACTGTGTACACAAACTCTTTGCTAACTCCATCATAGCAGCTTGAGCTTCAATGTGTTTAATCTTTTCTCATAGAATAAAATCTAGTCCAAATactcacacatggtccagtggAACAGAGTCCAGATCTTCTGCTGACACCTTCCTCTGCTCCATCAGGTGAAAGATCTCCACTGAAACATCACAAACCACTGTTACTGTATGTAGCTGTTATTGTCAACTACTACGACTGTAAATGGAGCTACAGAAGCCAAAAGAATTCTTGTCTTGGTGCATGATGGGCGGGAATTGTGATCCTTATGTAGTGTGATGCTGATCTCTTCTGTTCAACTATCCAATAAAAGTAGTTTAAAGACTGCTTAAGGTTTTAATGCCTGCAACCAATTAGGTGATTGCAGACTTTGTTTAGTAGGAATCAAAACCTGATCACAAATGCTGACGTAGAGGTACACTGTGATGtgagctgctgtctgtctcaAATGCATCGAGACAAAGCAGATGGGTCTCAGCAGGACAAAATGAAAGGAAGCGTGTATCCTCTTGGCCTGCTGATGTGTATAGTGTGTACTGTAGTGTAATGTGTGCATTTATATTAAGCTAATAAGGGCATGTATGTGTAATATTTAAGGATGGGTCTTCCATACACCTTTCAAATGCATAACTATGTGAGGAAAATAACTACTGGGGTTGCAGAGACACCAAACTCTAGATTATCAAAGCTGTATTTAACATGATTTATGGATCAAAACAAATTCTAATAAACATTTCCAATAGTATTAAGCCCAGGgcagcagtgtgtaagataaaGAGAATGGAACCTGAGGTGAGGACACAGTCCACGTCTCTGGTCTCCAGCAGGCTGTTGTAAAACTCCTCTCTGACAGACTCCAGCTTCTTATCAAAGCAGGGGGCCACCAACACGTGGTAGACTTTCTCTGGACTCAGCTTCTGCttggagagagaaaggagaaggAAATACATAATAATGAAGCAGGTTCCTTTTTGTGCAGAAACTGATGTATAAAGCATTTTACATAACAATTTCTACTGACTCAGAgtggctttttctttttactacaGATCTGAATAACAGAACATCCATTACCAGATTACCCTCAAAATTCTACAGTCATGCCATTGTATTGGGTATTGTGTGTTATGAATATTCCACTGGGAGTGTTCAGCTTAACTAGTGTATCAACACCGCTGACAGCCAACTGGGAAAAAATCGTGTTTATTTAGTGAAAATCTGGACATAACAGAGTTGCACTACCATACAACTCACTGTACTGTGAAGGATTCAAATCGAGGGTATAGGAAAGATGTTTCCTTAttttaaaggaatgcttcaACCCCCAATGACCATTTGTATCAATTCCTATAATCAATTACTCATCCAATGTTACGttgaattcataaagaaaacctttcctAACATTCCTCCACAGTGAGCAAAGGATCCAAAATCGGAGAAAATTtgtgatgaattgaagtcataggggtccatgtataacaacagcaaaactatatcacaaCATCCGAAAAAAACTCCCAAACAActcatacagtataatccaagtctcatttattcagtcaaaGCACACAGCCCTTTCCAATGGGGAACTGACCAGAAAAGTGAAAGTTATCTATGCTCTTTCCAAAGCCAGACTCCGTTGACAGAAAGAGTAATTTTACTGGGGGGTGGGGGGAACGACTTcacggaggtccgcgcggactaaaagcggacgtccgcaagccctgtgcgcgcaaagctcagattttatgaccgcgcggactccgctccgcgcaccagtgtcactgAAAAGACTGCttagcatgtatttttcacatcgccaTGACAGAAACGCTTAAGAATTGGGGGTAATGTAGTGTTTcagggacatttttacaggaaactacaacgcagaAGTGCACttgactatggaagcccgaatgactgcggacattcctcgcggagtccgctccgcttatagtgcacccgagtctgtgagcaccttaaattaaaaccctcgggacacactgcagcacaatcaaacagatgggcaactcagagcatcagaagtgtctctgacaccagactcagagcggctCTGAGCGTGCTCGTTGGGTTAGTGTTGCATTTAAGgcctcccccccaaaaaaatgaaaaagcacaGAAGCTTCGGAAAAAAATTTTCACAGTtgaatcccgtgccatcgaatgaagcttcgaagcttcgaattttttgggtcagccctaaaaATTATCGTTTtattaatggagtctggcttcaAAGAGAACCTAGTTAAgattcactttcagttcagttccctgtcagaaaggaCTGTTTGTTTGTCAAGCACTgaacatacgactggataaatgagacttggattatactgcaagagttgtgtgaaattttgtacacAGACGTTTTGacgtagttttgctgttgttaaagatgaacccctatgacttcagttcatcaagtaTTTTTTCGTGCACTGGAGGcttgagagaaaaacaaagtcatcATTTTTCAATGTGGCCCACCTTTTTTAATTCGTTACCTCCACCTTTTACTGGTACTGCCAATAGAACTGTTGGTGTCACCACTAACGGTACCACAACAAACTAAATGCATTTATGTGCTATGACAGTACATGTTCACCTGCTGTTTAGAGAAATAGTCTTTGACCAGACAGCCCATGATCTGCTGAGGAGACCTGGCTGTGCAAATATGAGGGGTGACCAAACTGCCCAGGACACGCTCTGAATAGCGGATCCaccctgtaaacacacacacacacaaaacctttGTTAAAATGAACCTCTGCAATCCAAAATCACGTTTTCATTTATCATAGAAAACACACCAGAAGATAACACTCAAAAAGGATGTATACAGACATACAGTATAAGGAGCTTTGTAGCGTACACATGGTTCAAAATTTTAAAGTTCTCAGTAAGATTCCAGACCCATAACAAATATTTTATTCCTTCCTAATTTGATGATATCATTACTGGATGAACAGTGAGGCTGAAAATCACCATCAACAAACAATAATTTAACTGAAACAATTAACTGATAGGTCCATCTACAGAAAATAGCCAACCGTGTTGTTAACTCATGAATCATGGGGTCATTTATTAAGCAAAACTAAtcaaaagtgccaaaatattCTGTCTTTGGGAGGCTGGAGCGgggcgcccagtagctcagtgggtagagcaagtgtcccatgtacaaaggcaatgtccttgaCGCAGCAGCCATGGTCTCGATtccagccctttgctgcatgtcatcccttgtctctccccctttcatacttaatctgtcctgtccaataaaggcataTAAAagcctaaaaataaataaataaaaaataaataaataaataaataaagagggTGTGGTGTACTCATTTTTAAACTAACATCgactataatggaactagatggcactcggcttgtggtgctcaaaacaccaagaaatacatttgaaaaacacaacagcaatgtgtctttccagaaatcatagcctggttactcaagataatccacagaaccttgttgtgagcagtttcgtgtaggaacttttttctttctaccaaatcACACCACCTATAGCATTGTACAGAGGGAAGCATGAATTTACTGCAAGCTCACCTAGCTCCAATgggctagctaacgttacagctcagctaattaatatttacatctcacgctgtcacaagcacaagtcTCTTGAGTAGATACATGTTAAGGTCAGCATGGTGATAcaattggtgggtgtagttcagtagaaagaaaaaagttctaatatgaaacagctcacaacaatgtctgtgaattatcttgagcAACTGGGtcatgagtttttaaaatgtattttttttggcgctttgtaCACCACAAggcgagtgccatctagttccattatactggagagaaagcagacatctctacagctgatatctctaatacccggcaactcacaccaaaacaatctagactgataaatagcactacagggaagaggaaaaacctattttcttttttttgtgtcccTTTAACTCTTGCTGTTCCTGTCTCTGGTGAAGGGAGTGGTGAAATAACTTTCTATCTTTCCTTTGCAGCACACCACTGCTATCTCTACTTTTAAAACAAGCTCTGCCAACCCCCCTGTTCAGCACACATCATGCATATTAACAGTCAGGAGCCCGAGGAGCAGCAGAAGAATGAGGCAAAAGAGAGGAAAATTGAGGCAAATATCAGGGCAGAGGCAAGAAAGTCAGTCTGACaggtggagagggagagggaaataAAATAAGGGGTGAGAAGGAAGGGAGTTTTACCTGGACAGGAGGAGGTGAACATGGGCATGGCATGGGAGTCGTGGTGCCTCCTGCGAAACCTCTGAATGAACTCCTTCTGGCTTTCCAAAATGCTGAAGCCTGCTGCTACGGTGGTGTCGAACACATACTGCACTCCTGCAGGGAAAACGCAGAGAGATGACAACAGAGACAGTGGcacagggagagacagaagtGGGGGAGAATGTCACGCATCTATGACAGATACCAATGAGTAGGTGGAAGTTTTAACACATCAGTCATGAAGAAATGTCTAAATTTCTGACTGTCTGGTGCTTTTTTTTAGAAGCAAAGTGGAAATTataattttcaataaaaaaaacttaaacagAAGCTGAATAAGTCTAATAACATTATGAGGCACAAAATGCGGAGGAACAGGGTGTAGACATCCTagatctgatcttaataaatcCCACAATAGTCATG
The nucleotide sequence above comes from Epinephelus lanceolatus isolate andai-2023 chromosome 21, ASM4190304v1, whole genome shotgun sequence. Encoded proteins:
- the narf gene encoding nuclear prelamin A recognition factor: MSEVNIPKRKEKCENCTKQCNKKQSDDGANSHQEREIVNGEMHEEPQLLLSACLSCDGCLSEEESLKVSQQSLEEVQRVLALNKKCDVSKHKVLVASLCPQSLPFFAVKFGVDITEAAHKLCGFLKSLGVQYVFDTTVAAGFSILESQKEFIQRFRRRHHDSHAMPMFTSSCPGWIRYSERVLGSLVTPHICTARSPQQIMGCLVKDYFSKQQKLSPEKVYHVLVAPCFDKKLESVREEFYNSLLETRDVDCVLTSVEIFHLMEQRKVSAEDLDSVPLDHVLGEAGDVALVRHEGRGSEGFLEHIFKHAAKELFGLDVHEITYKTLRNRDFQEVTLERDGETLLQFAAIYGFRNIQTLVHRMRKGRVPYQLVEVLSCPGGCLSGRGQAESDTVGRVDKVLVQQMEEAYSSLPIRLPEFSSTLHTLYQDWLQGHDSPQASALLHTQYRSQSQTHTQPPHMQW